A region of Terriglobales bacterium DNA encodes the following proteins:
- a CDS encoding PilZ domain-containing protein encodes MLKATPADPVIYLPARRWTRNRVDVPIRIIMQKAGNSRIVNGRGKEISEGGMAVFVGEEIATGEKIQVEFTPPYGHPIRVDGIVRNRLGYRYGMEFLFVNEQEEANVKKLRAFLRSAAGLEK; translated from the coding sequence ATGCTCAAGGCGACCCCCGCAGACCCCGTCATTTATTTGCCCGCTCGACGCTGGACCCGTAATCGGGTTGACGTTCCCATCCGCATCATCATGCAAAAGGCGGGCAATAGCCGAATAGTGAATGGACGTGGTAAAGAGATCAGCGAGGGCGGCATGGCAGTGTTTGTCGGCGAGGAAATCGCCACCGGAGAGAAAATCCAGGTGGAGTTCACGCCGCCTTATGGTCATCCGATCCGGGTGGACGGCATCGTCCGCAACCGCCTCGGCTATCGTTATGGTATGGAATTTCTGTTCGTCAACGAGCAAGAAGAGGCCAACGTAAAAAAGCTTCGCGCCTTTCTTCGCAGCGCCGCCGGACTGGAGAAGTAA
- a CDS encoding peptidase S10: protein MRSILIVCILVSALGVAAQQKNPPKAQVEKTPQQKPAEQPQPTPAQETAPKPPEAPKPQAAAPQPSEGEERYDMTEIPPVVTHHQITLNGKVLHYTATTGRLPIKRADQTAIEAEMFFVAYTLDGQDINRRPLTFAFNGGPGSASVWLHMGALGPKRVVLQPEGFMPPAPYRLMDNPQTSLDRTDLVLVDAIGTGWSRAADAKALKKFLGVKGDIESYSEFIRLYLARYDRWSSPLFLFGESYGTTRAAGIAGYLADRGITFNGLVLMSMALDFGTLEFTKGNDLPYILILPSYTMAAAYHHKLPPELTQDLAKTLQEVANWASTGYAQALAKGDALTPQQRQATIDQLARYTGLTKQLIDNANLRIDVRQFTHNLLLDQKLRVGRLDTRFTGPDPEGLLDTDFYDPTGSAIVPPFTAMFNNYVRTDLGYRTDMPYNVFSYRTVEAFSKWDWGSAAEGFPNTSTALRQGITKNPYLRILVMEGYYDLATPFYAADYTMDHLDLTANLRKNVSYATYDCGHMVYLRMETLAKMKRDFSGFIDQSIPAQ from the coding sequence ATGCGTTCTATTCTTATTGTTTGCATTTTGGTTTCTGCCCTCGGCGTGGCCGCCCAACAAAAGAATCCCCCAAAAGCGCAAGTTGAAAAAACGCCGCAGCAGAAACCGGCTGAACAGCCTCAGCCCACCCCGGCGCAGGAAACAGCCCCTAAACCACCGGAAGCGCCCAAGCCGCAGGCAGCCGCGCCGCAACCGTCCGAAGGCGAAGAACGCTATGACATGACGGAGATACCACCCGTCGTTACCCATCACCAGATCACGCTAAACGGCAAGGTCCTCCACTACACCGCCACCACTGGACGGCTGCCCATCAAACGCGCTGACCAGACCGCCATTGAGGCCGAGATGTTCTTCGTGGCCTATACGCTTGACGGTCAGGACATCAACCGGCGCCCGCTTACCTTCGCATTCAACGGCGGCCCTGGCTCCGCTTCGGTCTGGCTGCACATGGGAGCGCTCGGCCCCAAACGCGTCGTGCTGCAGCCGGAAGGCTTTATGCCTCCAGCGCCCTACCGCTTGATGGATAATCCGCAGACCTCGCTCGACCGCACCGACCTGGTGCTGGTGGACGCGATCGGAACCGGCTGGAGCCGCGCTGCCGACGCGAAGGCGCTGAAGAAGTTTCTCGGCGTCAAAGGCGACATCGAGTCTTACAGCGAGTTCATTCGCCTCTATCTCGCTCGTTACGACCGCTGGAGTTCACCCTTGTTTCTTTTTGGCGAGAGTTATGGCACCACCCGTGCCGCGGGTATCGCAGGCTATCTGGCTGATCGAGGCATCACCTTTAACGGCTTGGTGCTTATGTCGATGGCACTCGACTTTGGAACGCTGGAGTTCACCAAAGGCAACGATTTGCCCTACATTTTGATCCTGCCGTCGTACACCATGGCGGCCGCTTATCATCACAAGCTCCCTCCTGAACTCACCCAGGACCTCGCCAAAACCCTGCAGGAGGTCGCGAACTGGGCCTCAACCGGCTACGCGCAGGCATTGGCGAAAGGTGATGCGCTTACCCCACAGCAGCGCCAGGCAACAATTGATCAACTCGCGCGTTACACCGGCCTTACGAAACAGCTGATTGACAACGCCAACCTGCGCATTGACGTCAGACAATTCACCCACAATCTGTTGCTTGACCAAAAACTCCGCGTCGGCCGCCTGGATACGCGTTTCACCGGCCCCGATCCGGAGGGTCTGCTGGACACCGATTTCTACGATCCCACGGGTTCGGCCATCGTTCCGCCTTTCACGGCCATGTTCAACAATTATGTGCGCACCGACCTCGGGTATCGGACTGATATGCCGTATAACGTCTTCTCCTATCGCACCGTGGAGGCATTTTCGAAATGGGACTGGGGCTCGGCGGCAGAGGGATTTCCAAACACTTCCACGGCCTTGCGCCAGGGCATAACCAAGAATCCCTACCTCAGAATTTTAGTCATGGAAGGCTATTACGATCTGGCAACACCGTTCTATGCGGCTGACTACACCATGGACCATCTCGATCTCACCGCCAACCTGCGCAAGAATGTCTCTTATGCGACTTACGATTGTGGCCACATGGTGTATCTGCGGATGGAAACGCTAGCCAAAATGAAGCGTGACTTTTCCGGATTTATAGATCAATCCATTCCGGCGCAGTGA